One genomic segment of Desmodus rotundus isolate HL8 chromosome 5, HLdesRot8A.1, whole genome shotgun sequence includes these proteins:
- the GAL3ST3 gene encoding galactose-3-O-sulfotransferase 3 isoform X1, with protein MPTILQRLQQATKMMSRRKLLLLVLGCSTVSLLIHQGTQLSWYPKLFPLSCPPLRDSPPRPKHMTVAFLKTHKTAGTTVQNILFRFAERHNLTVALPHPTCEHQFCYPRNFSAHFVHPATRPPHVLASHLRFDRAELERLMPPGTIYVTILREPAAMFESLFSYYNQYCPAFRRVPNASLEAFLRAPETYYRAGEHFAMFAHNTLAYDLGGDNERSPREDAAYLAGLIRQVEEVFSLVMIAEYFDESLVLLRRLLAWDLEDVLYAKLNARAASARLASIPATLARAARAWNALDAGLYDHFNATFWRRVAHAGRACVEREARELREARERLLRRCFGNEPVLRPAAQIRTKQLQPWQPSRKVDIMGYDLPSGVAGPATEACLKLAMPEVQYSNYLLRKQKRRVSVRARPEPVLDNPPPPRPIRALPRIPQGH; from the exons ATGCCTACCATCCTCCAGCGCCTGCAGCAGGCCACGAAGATGATGAGCCGCAGGAAACTCCTGCTGCTGGTGCTAGGGTGCAGCACCGTGAGCCTCCTCATCCACCAGGGGACACAGCTCAGCTG GTACCCCAAGCTGTTCCCTCTGAGTTGCCCGCCTCTGCGGGACTCGCCACCACGCCCCAAGCACATGACCGTGGCCTTCCTGAAGACACATAAGACTGCGGGCACTACAGTGCAGAACATCCTCTTTCGCTTCGCCGAGCGCCACAACCTGACGGTGGCCCTGCCGCACCCGACCTGCGAGCACCAGTTCTGCTATCCGCGAAACTTCTCCGCGCACTTCGTGCACCCGGCCACGCGCCCACCGCACGTGCTGGCCAGCCACCTGCGCTTCGACCGGGCGGAGCTGGAGCGCCTCATGCCGCCGGGCACCATCTATGTCACCATCCTGCGCGAGCCAGCTGCCATGTTCGAGTCGCTATTCAGCTATTACAACCAGTACTGCCCTGCCTTCCGGCGCGTGCCCAACGCGTCCCTCGAGGCCTTCTTGCGCGCACCCGAGACCTACTACCGCGCGGGCGAGCACTTCGCCATGTTCGCGCACAACACGCTGGCCTACGACCTGGGCGGCGACAATGAGCGCAGCCCCCGTGAGGACGCCGCCTACTTGGCGGGCCTCATCCGCCAGGTGGAGGAGGTCTTCTCGCTGGTCATGATCGCTGAGTACTTCGACGAGTCGCTCGTGCTGCTGCGGCGTCTCCTGGCCTGGGACCTGGAGGACGTGCTCTACGCCAAGCTCAACGCGCGTGCCGCCAGCGCGCGCCTGGCCAGCATCCCCGCGACCCTGGCGCGGGCCGCGCGCGCCTGGAACGCGCTCGACGCCGGCCTCTACGACCACTTCAACGCCACGTTCTGGCGCCGCGTGGCGCATGCCGGCCGTGCCTGCGTGGAGCGCGAGGCGCGCGAGCTGCGTGAGGCCCGTGAGCGCCTGCTGCGGCGCTGCTTCGGCAACGAGCCCGTGCTACGGCCCGCCGCGCAGATCCGCACCAAGCAGCTGCAGCCGTGGCAGCCCAGCCGCAAGGTGGACATCATGGGCTACGACCTGCCCAGCGGTGTTGCCGGCCCGGCCACTGAGGCCTGCCTCAAGCTGGCCATGCCGGAAGTACAGTACTCCAACTACCTGCTGCGCAAGCAGAAGCGCCGGGTCAGTGTGCGGGCCCGGCCCGAACCGGTCCTGGACAATCCCCCACCGCCTCGGCCCATCCGGGCACTGCCCCGCATCCCCCAGGGCCACTGA
- the GAL3ST3 gene encoding galactose-3-O-sulfotransferase 3 isoform X2 codes for MNTRRPAGITWVILEAAFHTPLLLCGYPKLFPLSCPPLRDSPPRPKHMTVAFLKTHKTAGTTVQNILFRFAERHNLTVALPHPTCEHQFCYPRNFSAHFVHPATRPPHVLASHLRFDRAELERLMPPGTIYVTILREPAAMFESLFSYYNQYCPAFRRVPNASLEAFLRAPETYYRAGEHFAMFAHNTLAYDLGGDNERSPREDAAYLAGLIRQVEEVFSLVMIAEYFDESLVLLRRLLAWDLEDVLYAKLNARAASARLASIPATLARAARAWNALDAGLYDHFNATFWRRVAHAGRACVEREARELREARERLLRRCFGNEPVLRPAAQIRTKQLQPWQPSRKVDIMGYDLPSGVAGPATEACLKLAMPEVQYSNYLLRKQKRRVSVRARPEPVLDNPPPPRPIRALPRIPQGH; via the exons ATGAATACCAGGAGGCCAGCAGGGATCACGTGGGTCATCTTAGAGGCCGCCTTCCATACCCCTCTACTGCTCTGTGG GTACCCCAAGCTGTTCCCTCTGAGTTGCCCGCCTCTGCGGGACTCGCCACCACGCCCCAAGCACATGACCGTGGCCTTCCTGAAGACACATAAGACTGCGGGCACTACAGTGCAGAACATCCTCTTTCGCTTCGCCGAGCGCCACAACCTGACGGTGGCCCTGCCGCACCCGACCTGCGAGCACCAGTTCTGCTATCCGCGAAACTTCTCCGCGCACTTCGTGCACCCGGCCACGCGCCCACCGCACGTGCTGGCCAGCCACCTGCGCTTCGACCGGGCGGAGCTGGAGCGCCTCATGCCGCCGGGCACCATCTATGTCACCATCCTGCGCGAGCCAGCTGCCATGTTCGAGTCGCTATTCAGCTATTACAACCAGTACTGCCCTGCCTTCCGGCGCGTGCCCAACGCGTCCCTCGAGGCCTTCTTGCGCGCACCCGAGACCTACTACCGCGCGGGCGAGCACTTCGCCATGTTCGCGCACAACACGCTGGCCTACGACCTGGGCGGCGACAATGAGCGCAGCCCCCGTGAGGACGCCGCCTACTTGGCGGGCCTCATCCGCCAGGTGGAGGAGGTCTTCTCGCTGGTCATGATCGCTGAGTACTTCGACGAGTCGCTCGTGCTGCTGCGGCGTCTCCTGGCCTGGGACCTGGAGGACGTGCTCTACGCCAAGCTCAACGCGCGTGCCGCCAGCGCGCGCCTGGCCAGCATCCCCGCGACCCTGGCGCGGGCCGCGCGCGCCTGGAACGCGCTCGACGCCGGCCTCTACGACCACTTCAACGCCACGTTCTGGCGCCGCGTGGCGCATGCCGGCCGTGCCTGCGTGGAGCGCGAGGCGCGCGAGCTGCGTGAGGCCCGTGAGCGCCTGCTGCGGCGCTGCTTCGGCAACGAGCCCGTGCTACGGCCCGCCGCGCAGATCCGCACCAAGCAGCTGCAGCCGTGGCAGCCCAGCCGCAAGGTGGACATCATGGGCTACGACCTGCCCAGCGGTGTTGCCGGCCCGGCCACTGAGGCCTGCCTCAAGCTGGCCATGCCGGAAGTACAGTACTCCAACTACCTGCTGCGCAAGCAGAAGCGCCGGGTCAGTGTGCGGGCCCGGCCCGAACCGGTCCTGGACAATCCCCCACCGCCTCGGCCCATCCGGGCACTGCCCCGCATCCCCCAGGGCCACTGA
- the CATSPER1 gene encoding cation channel sperm-associated protein 1: MDQPSTAEKAPNETDVSDSDALSDPGSSPAHRRPAPGAAHRHHKPRHQGASYHPDVPHHRGGSHHHRGEFQDFSDRALSRHSARHRHHHSPRRGGARHSTAFTPSASRDTVLSRHSYAEDLFDDEHRQSSRRLNSRPHHHSESHAPGGPRRHSDLSHYSGLPPEGEPYYHKESYHDSEASAQGGPQHHDAYDHSRRHHHQAHHHRRPPHHGETHPHPAYGGSSHQAVPRYSSEPRHGHRGHRGEHRHREHQHGARHHDAPHSEHYEEYHHAGAQGFGSHRSRSAVRVDPAHSPSAALAPRVERAQSLPRPRGAVHPRAAKGSNKVHPQDSCSKTSGSWAEDEQFQKRKTGRVQRAHKKLHNWLWEKFGHLFHGLRKMLRSLTDSLVFDAFIFLVVCLNTIMLVAQTFAEVEIRGEWYFMAFDSVFLSIYMVEAVLKIIAMGLDYFYDFWNNLDFVIMVMAVLDFSLMQFNSRSFKRTIYNQSVFRIFKVFKSLRALRAVRVLRRLSFLTSLQEVTGTLVRSLPSIAAILVLMFTCLFLFSVVLRALFRQSDPKRFQNILTTIFTLFTLLTLDDWSQIYLDSQAQGAWHIIPILMIYIIIQYFIFLNLVIAVLVDNFQMALLRGLEKVKQERAAKINELLLYESLTELSKAEPEEVMSEHAKQKHLLEKKFGTMTEKQQELLFRFLQLAAGVEHYQQKFRSQASVIDEIVDTAFEAGEEDFRK; this comes from the exons ATGGATCAACCTTCGACGGCTGAAAAGGCTCCAAATGAGACGGATGTCAGTGACTCGGATGCGCTCTCTGACCCCGGCTCCTCACCGGCGCACCGCAGGCCCGCTCCCGGTGCGGCCCATCGCCATCACAAGCCCCGCCACCAGGGGGCGTCCTATCACCCTGATGTGCCCCATCACCGTGGTGGGTCTCACCACCACCGCGGCGAGTTCCAAGACTTCTCTGACCGTGCCCTCTCCCGCCATTCGGcccgccaccgccaccaccactccccccgtCGTGGCGGAGCCCGCCACTCCACAGCCTTCACCCCGTCTGCTTCCCGCGACACTGTCCTCTCCCGCCATTCCTATGCCGAGGACTTGTTTGATGATGAACACCGCCAGAGTAGCAGGAGACTGAACAGTAGGCCGCACCACCACAGTGAGTCCCACGCCCCCGGGGGGCCCCGCCGCCACAGCGACCTCTCCCACTACAGCGGGCTCCCTCCGGAAGGTGAGCCTTACTACCATAAAGAGTCCTACCACGACAGCGAGGCCTCTGCCCAAGGGGGGCCCCAGCACCACGACGCTTACGACCACAGCAGACGCCATCATCATCAAGCCCACCACCACAGAAGGCCTCCTCATCACGGAGAGACCCATCCCCACCCTGCCTACGGGGGGTCCTCCCACCAAGCCGTACCTCGCTACTCCAGCGAGCCCCGCCACGGCCACCGCGGCCACCGAGGCGAGCACCGCCACAGAGAGCACCAGCACGGCGCCCGGCATCACGACGCCCCCCACAGTGAGCACTACGAGGAGTACCACCACGCCGGGGCCCAGGGCTTTGGCTCGCACAGGTCCCGCAGCGCGGTCAGGGTGGACCCGGCCCACTCTCCTTCGGCTGCCCTCGCGCCCCGCGTGGAGCGCGCCCAGAGCTTGCCTCGCCCCCGCGGTGCAGTGCACCCGCGTGCCGCCAAGGGCTCCAACAAAGTCCACCCTCAGGATTCCTGCTCTAAAACCTCAGGAAGCTGGGCTGAAGACGAGCAATTTCAGAAGCGCAAAA CCGGCAGGGTCCAGCGGGCTCACAAGAAGCTGCACAATTGGTTGTGGGAAAAATTCGGCCACCTCTTTCATGGCCTGCGGAAAATGCTcaggagcctgactgactccctGGTCTTTGACGCCTTCATCTTCCTCGTCGTCTGCCTCAACACCATCATGCTGGTGGCCCAGACCTTCGCTGAAGTCGAGATCCGGGGCG AGTGGTACTTTATGGCCTTTGACTCCGTTTTCCTCTCCATCTACATGGTGGAAGCTGTGCTCAAGATCATTGCTATGGGCCTCGACTATTTTTACGACTTCTGGAACAACCTAG ACTTCGTCATCATGGTCATGGCTGTGCTGGACTTCTCGCTCATGCAGTTCAACTCCCGCTCCTTCAAGCGCACCATCTACAACCAAAGCGTCTTCCGGATCTTCAAGGTCTTCAAGAGCCTGCGGGCCCTGAGGGCCGTTCGGGTCCTGCGGAGGCTCAG CTTCCTGACCAGCCTGCAGGAAGTGACCGGGACCCTGGTGCGGTCTTTGCCGTCCATCGCCGCCATCCTGGTCCTCATGTTCACCTGCCTCT TCCTCTTCTCTGTGGTGCTCCGGGCGCTGTTCCGCCAGTCTGACCCCAAGCGTTTCCAGAAcatcctcaccaccatcttcacACTCTTCACCTTGCTCACTCTGGACGACTGGTCCCAAATCTACCTGGATAGCCaggcccagg GGGCCTGGCACATCATCCCCATTCTCATGATTTACATTATCATCCAGTACTTCATCTTCCTCAA TCTCGTAATTGCCGTCCTGGTGGACAACTTCCAGATGGCACTGCTCAGAGGCCTGGAGAAAGTGAAGCAGGAG AGGGCCGCCAAGATCAATGAGCTGCTGCTGTACGAGTCGCTGACGGAGCTCAGCAAAGCAG